A region from the Pogoniulus pusillus isolate bPogPus1 chromosome 13, bPogPus1.pri, whole genome shotgun sequence genome encodes:
- the SLITRK3 gene encoding SLIT and NTRK-like protein 3, with amino-acid sequence MMKPSTAETFHKGRMLWIILLSTIALAWTTPIPLIEDSEELDEPCFDPCYCEVKESLFHIHCDNKGFINISQITESWSRPFKLYLQRNSMRKLYTNSFLHLNNAVSINLGNNALQDIQTGAFNGLRVLKRLYLHENKLDIFRNDTFLGLESLEYLQADYNVIKRIESGAFRNLSKLRVLILNDNLIPMLPTNLFKSVSLTHLDLRGNRLKVLSYRGMLDHIGRSLMEIQLEENPWNCTCEIVQLKSWLERIPYTALVGDITCETPFHFHGKDLREIKRSKLCPMLSDSEVEASLGIPQLSSSKENAWPTKPSSMLSSFHFTASSVEYKTSNKQPKPTKQPRAPRPPPTSRGLYPGPNQPPVAAYQTRPPIPIICPTGCSCSLHINDLGLTVNCKERGFHNISELLPRPLNAKKLYLSGNLIQKIYRSDFWNFSSLDLLHLGNNRISYVQDGAFINLPNLKSLYLNGNDIERLTPGMFRGLQSLHYLYFEYNLIREIQPAAFSLMPNLKLLFLNDNLLRTLPTDAFAGTSLARLNLRNNHFLALPVAGVLEHLHAIVQIDLKLNPWDCTCELVPLKQWLEALSSVSVVGEVLCSSPERLARRDLRSLELAALCPAALRPAAAAAAAASPPAAPPPPAATGAAAYELPSATAAVPLSVLILSLLVLFFSAVLVAAGLFAFVLRRRRRKLPFRGPRAEGADLGGVPLRCPRLFEEGGGGGGAGGGGGERSPEKAPPAGHVYDYIPHPVTQMCNNPIYKPREEEEEAAASGGGEAAELLRGGGERFTHAGTAAQEPGSNYRTLLEKEQEWSLAVSSSQLNTIVAVHPQHPAGGGLPAGGGGLGGAVAAVGGGPRDRDRPPPCAVGFVDCLYGTVPKLKELHVHPPGMQYPDLQQDARLKETLLFAAGKGFSDHQTPTSEYLELRAKLQTKPDYLEVLEKTTYRF; translated from the coding sequence ATGATGAAACCTTCCACGGCAGAGACGTTTCATAAAGGAAGGATGTTGTGGATAATTCTTCTAAGCACAATTGCTCTAGCATGGACTACACCAATTCCCTTGATAGAGGACTCGGAGGAACTTGATGAGCCCTGCTTTGATCCATGTTACTGTGAAGTGAAGGAGAGCCTTTTCCATATACACTGCGACAACAAGGGATTTATAAATATTAGTCAAATAACAGAGTCGTGGTCAAGACCTTTTAAGCTTTATCTGCAGAGGAATTCCATGAGGAAATTGTACACCAACAGTTTTCTTCACTTGAACAACGCTGTGTCCATTAACCTTGGGAACAATGCACTGCAGGACATTCAGACAGGAGCTTTTAATGGGCTCCGGGTCCTGAAGAGGTTGTATTTGCACGAAAATAAATTGGACATTTTCAGAAACGACACTTtcctgggtttggaaagtctggaATATCTGCAGGCAGATTACAATGTCATTAAACGGATTGAAAGCGGGGCGTTTCGAAACCTGAGTAAACTGAGGGTCCTTATCCTAAATGACAATCTTATCCCTATGCTTCCCACCAACTTATTTAAGTCTGTGTCCTTAACCCACTTGGACTTGCGTGGGAACCGGCTAAAAGTCCTTTCATACCGTGGGATGCTGGACCACATTGGAAGGAGCCTCATGGAAATCCAGCTGGAGGAGAACCCATGGAACTGCACGTGTGAGATCGTGCAGCTGAAGAGCTGGCTGGAGCGCATCCCCTACACCGCTCTGGTGGGGGACATAACCTGCGAGACTCCCTTCCACTTCCACGGGAAGGACTTGCGGGAAATCAAAAGAAGTAAGCTCTGCCCGATGCTGTCCGACTCCGAGGTGGAAGCCAGCCTGGGCATCCCTCAGCTGTCGTCGAGCAAAGAGAACGCGTGGCCTACAAAGCCTTCCTCCATGCTGTCCTCCTTCCATTTCACCGCTTCTTCTGTTGAGTACAAAACATCCAACAAGCagcccaaaccaaccaagcagcccagggcacctcGGCCTCCCCCGACATCCCGCGGCCTGTACCCTGGGCCGAACCAACCACCCGTGGCTGCCTACCAGACTCGTCCTCCCATCCCCATCATCTGTCCTACTGGGTGCTCTTGCAGTTTGCACATCAATGACCTGGGCCTGACAGTCAACTGCAAGGAGCGAGGGTTTCACAACATCTCCGAGCTCCTGCCCAGGCCTTTGAACGCCAAGAAGCTGTACCTGAGCGGGAATTTGATCCAGAAAATCTACCGCTCTGATTTCTGGAATTTTTCCTCTTTGGATCTCTTACACCTGGGGAACAACAGGATCTCTTATGTGCAGGATGGGGCTTTTATCAACCTGCCCAATCTCAAGAGCCTGTACCTGAATGGCAACGACATCGAGCGGCTCACCCCGGGCATGTTCCGGGGCTTGCAGAGTTTGCATTACCTGTACTTCGAGTACAACCTGATCAGGGAAATCCAGCCGGCGGCCTTCAGCCTCATGCCCAACCTGaagctcctcttcctcaacGACAACCTGCTCCGCACCCTACCCACTGATGCCTTTGCCGGCACCTCCTTGGCCCGCCTCAACCTCCGTAACAACCATTTCTTGGCGCTGCCAGTGGCCGGGGTGCTGGAGCATCTTCACGCCATCGTCCAGATCGACCTGAAGCTCAACCCTTGGGACTGCACCTGCGAGTTGGTGCCTCTCAAGCAGTGGTTGGAGGCTCTTAGTTCCGTCAGCGTGGTGGGCGaggtgctgtgctccagccccgaGCGCCTTGCCCGCCGCGACCTGCGTTCCCTGGAGCTGGCGGCCCTTTGCCCTGCCGCCCTGCgccccgctgccgccgccgctgcagCCGCTTCGCCCCCCGCCGCCCCTCCGCCTCCGGCCGCTACCGGTGCCGCTGCCTACGAGCTGCCATCGGCCACGGCCGCCGTGCCGCTCTCCGTCCTCATCCTCAGCCTCCTCGTTCTCTTCTTCTCCGCCGTGCTGGTCGCTGCCGGGCTTTTCGCTTTCGTCTTGCGCCGCCGCCGGAGGAAGCTGCCGTTCCGCGGCCCACGGGCGGAGGGGGCCGACTTGGGCGGCGTGCCGCTGCGCTGCCCGCGGCTCTTCGAGGagggaggaggcggcggcggcgccggtggtgggggtggggagcgcTCCCCGGAGAAGGCGCCCCCGGCGGGACACGTCTACGACTACATCCCGCACCCGGTGACCCAGATGTGCAACAACCCCATCTACAAGCCgcgggaagaggaggaggaggcggcggcgagCGGCGGAGGGGAGGCGGCGGAGCTGCTGCGGGGCGGCGGCGAGCGCTTCACCCACGCGGGTACCGCCGCGCAGGAACCGGGCAGCAACTACCGCACTTTGctggagaaggagcaggagtGGAGCTTGGCCGTGTCCAGCTCGCAGCTCAACACCATCGTCGCCGTCCATCCCCAGCACCCCGCAGGCGGAGGGCTGCCAGCGGGCGGCGGAGGGCTCGGCGGGGCGGTGGCGGCGGTGGGAGGCGGCCCGAGGGACCGCGACCGTCCGCCGCCCTGCGCCGTGGGCTTCGTAGACTGCCTGTACGGCACCGTGCCGAAGCTGAAGGAACTGCACGTTCACCCCCCTGGCATGCAATACCCGGACCTGCAGCAGGACGCCAGGCTGAAAGAAACCCTTCTCTTCGCGGCCGGCAAGGGCTTCTCTGACCACCAAACCCCCACAAGCGAATACCTCGAGTTAAGGGCCAAACTCCAAACCAAGCCGGATTACCTCGAAGTCCTGGAGAAGACCACATATCGGTTCTGA